The proteins below come from a single Aegilops tauschii subsp. strangulata cultivar AL8/78 chromosome 6, Aet v6.0, whole genome shotgun sequence genomic window:
- the LOC109740739 gene encoding E3 ubiquitin-protein ligase RHA2A codes for MGFPLVCYCVAIPKPVIAFCKLVAAVRDAFLLLLSLVGLCRSPRRSVDDAPLPEEVKERLPAVEFSLLARPAKQGCHDGDDDVAAAAATCIVCLERLRAADEVRRLGNCAHAFHRGCIDGWIDLGRTTCPLCRSHLLPRARRDGPLASLLTRVW; via the coding sequence ATGGGGTTCCCCCTGGTGTGCTACTGCGTTGCCATCCCCAAGCCGGTCATCGCCTTCTGCAAGCTCGTCGCCGCCGTCAGGGACGCCTTCCTCCTGCTGCTCTCCCTCGTCGGCCTCTGCCGCTCCCCGCGCCGCTCCGTGGACGACGCCCCGCTGCCCGAGGAGGTCAAGGAGCGCCTCCCGGCCGTCGAGTTCTCCTTGCTGGCGCGTCCGGCAAAGCAGGGGTGCCACGACGGGGACGACGACGTCGCCGCCGCGGCGGCCACGTGCATCGTGTGCCTGGAGAGGCTGCGGGCGGCGGACGAGGTGCGGCGGCTGGGCAACTGCGCGCACGCCTTCCACCGCGGCTGCATCGACGGGTGGATCGACCTCGGCCGGACCACCTGCCCGCTGTGCCGCTCCCACCTACTGCCCCGCGCGCGGAGGGACGGCCCGCTCGCCAGCCTCCTCACGCGCGTTTGGTGA